One genomic window of Sardina pilchardus chromosome 15, fSarPil1.1, whole genome shotgun sequence includes the following:
- the lmnb2 gene encoding lamin-B2, protein MATATPSRAEASRGAATPLSPTRISRLQEKKELSQLNDRLAVYIDRVRSLELENDRLMVKVSEKEEVTTREVTGIKALYEAELADARRVLDETARERARLQIDLGKATAELDEVNRNYKKRDGDLILAQARIKELEGQFNQSEAALNTALSENGALSAELADLKARLAKAEDAHSVAKKQLEGETLMRVDLENRCQSLAEDLQFRKSMFEEEVRETRRRREKRTVEVDSGAQPDYESKLAHALQDLRRQHEEQMQIYKEELEITFQSKLDNAKVSSDMNDKSLSAAREEAQESRMRIESLSYQLSALQKQAAAAEDRVRELEDLLASDRDKHRRQLDAKEREMAEMRDCMQQQLNEYQELLDVKLALDMEIHAYRKLLEGEEDRLKLSPSSKVIVSRATGSSSSSRSSRVKRKRVELEESVMVSAPKIHINQEAEASGSITIEEIDMEGKSVTLKNNSDEDQSLGSWRLKRQIGDEEEITYKFSPKYVLKAGQTVTVWSSDAGVAHGPPSNLLWKSQSWGTGDEILTTLVNSDEEEVAKRTVTKITEEVENGDDENGDYDEEDVLYQQGDPKRGSRECAVM, encoded by the exons ATGGCGACTGCAACTCCTAGCCGCGCTGAAGCTAGCCGGGGTGCCGCAACCCCGCTGTCCCCGACGCGGATTTCGCGCTtgcaagagaaaaaagagtTGTCACAATTGAATGATAGACTCGCCGTTTACATTGACCGTGTTCGGTCATTGGAATTGGAAAATGATCGTCTTATGGTGAAAGTGTCCGAGAAGGAGGAGGTTACTACACGAGAG GTTACAGGGATTAAGGCTCTGTATGAGGCGGAGCTTGCGGATGCCAGGCGTGTGCTCGATGAGACTGCACGGGAGAGGGCCAGACTACAGATTGACCTCGGGAAGGCCACAGCAGAGCTTGATGAGGTCAACAGGAA CTACaagaagagggatggagacCTTATTCTGGCCCAGGCCAGGATTAAGGAACTGGAGGGACAGTTCAACCAGAGTGAGGCCGCCCTCAACACTGCACTGAGTGAGAACGGTGCCCTCTCTGCAGAGCTTGCGGATTTGAAAGCACGGCTGGCCAAG gcTGAGGATGCTCATTCAGTCGCTAAGAAGCAACTGGAGGGTGAGACTCTGATGCGCGTTGACCTGGAGAATCGCTGTCAGAGCCTCGCAGAGGATTTGCAGTTCAGGAAAAGCATGTTTGAGGAG GAGGTGCGAGAGACCAGGCGTCGTCGTGAGAAGCGCACGGTGGAAGTGGACAGCGGAGCCCAGCCAGACTACGAGTCCAAACTGGCCCACGCTCTCCAGGACCTGCGCAGGCAGCATGAGGAGCAGATGCAGATCTACAAAGAGGAACTTGAAATCACTTTCCAGTCCAAG CTGGATAATGCTAAAGTATCATCTGATATGAATGACAAGTCCCTGAGTGCAGCCAGAGAAGAGGCCCAGGAGTCTCGTATGCGGATTGAGAGCTTGTCCTACCAACTATCTGCCTTGCAGAAACAG gcagcagcagcagaggaccGTGTCCGTGAGCTGGAGGACCTGCTGGCTAGTGACCGAGACAAGCACCGTCGGCAGTTGGACGCCAAGGAGCGCGAGATGGCAGAGATGCGAGACTGCATGCAGCAGCAGCTCAATGAGTACCAGGAGCTGTTGGACGTCAAGCTGGCTCTGGACATGGAGATCCATGCCTACCGCAAGCTTCTGGAAGGCGAGGAGGACAG ACTGAAGCTGTCCCCCAGTTCCAAGGTCATTGTCTCCCGTGCAaccggcagcagcagctcctctcGCTCCTCACGAGTGAAGAGGAAGCgtgtggagctggaggagtCGGTAATGGTCAGTGCCCCCAAAATTCACATCAACCAGGAGGCAGAGGCCAGCGGCAGCATCACAATTGAGGAAATCGACATGGAGGGGAAATCAGTCACCCTCAAAAATAACTCTGATGAG GATCAGTCCCTTGGTAGCTGGAGGCTGAAGAGACAAAttggtgatgaggaggagattACCTACAAGTTTAGCCCCAAGTATGTCCTCAAGGCCGGCCAAACTGTGACG GTTTGGAGCAGCGACGCAGGGGTGGCACACGGCCCGCCCAGCAACCTACTGTGGAAGAGTCAGAGTTGGGGCACCGGAGATGAAATTCTCACCACTCTAGTCAATTCAGATGAAGAG GAGGTTGCTAAGAGGACGGTCACAAAAATcacagaggaggtggagaatgGAGATGATGAAAATGGAGACTATGATGAAGAAGATGTTTTGTACCAGCAG